A genomic region of Rhipicephalus sanguineus isolate Rsan-2018 chromosome 1, BIME_Rsan_1.4, whole genome shotgun sequence contains the following coding sequences:
- the LOC119381809 gene encoding transcriptional regulatory protein AlgP has product MGSSESDAAQQVMFNAKGVTLIIEAVNGLVKSPEPEPRVLDTPKISLSNMKSRIDAALMVSAGTSSANKQSRPSEEDAASPGPSRRSSGRMTIPREQPAQPALKKPKVEPQSESQTGDTPRSLRSGRSYINDSPAAQKASTAQSSKTTSAGASTPASAKQTAAPTASPSTATTSSPPQKPAKQATPKAGSSSSRSKQDLAEPLPDLWRISPKIAEEMKSIAFRHFHFSI; this is encoded by the coding sequence ATGGGCTCATCGGAGTCGGACGCAGCGCAACAAGTCATGTTCAACGCGAAGGGTGTTACGCTTATAATAGAGGCCGTCAACGGACTCGTGAAATCGCCAGAGCCAGAGCCCCGCGTGCTCGATACGCCAAAGATCAGTCTGAGCAACATGAAGTCTCGAATCGACGCGGCGCTAATGGTGTCGGCTGGAACGTCCAGTGCTAACAAGCAGTCGCGTCCTTCCGAAGAAGACGCGGCGTCACCGGGTCCCTCTCGGCGCAGCAGCGGCAGAATGACGATTCCCCGCGAACAGCCGGCGCAGCCGGCGCTCAAGAAGCCCAAGGTAGAGCCGCAGAGTGAATCTCAAACCGGCGACACTCCACGATCGCTCCGTAGCGGGCGCAGCTATATCAACGATTCGCCGGCTGCTCAGAAGGCGTCTACCGCGCAGTCCTCAAAGACCACGAGCGCCGGCGCGTCGACACCGGCCTCCGCTAAACAGACCGCTGCTCCAACAGCGTCGCCGTCAACGGCTACGACGTcgtcgccgccacagaagcccgCCAAACAAGCCACACCAAAGGCGGGCTCCTCGAGCTCGCGGTCGAAGCAAGACTTGGCGGAGCCACTTCCCGACCTCTGGCGCATCTCGCCCAAGATAGCTGAAGAAATGAAAAGTATTGCATTCCGgcattttcatttttccatcTAA